The following are encoded in a window of Clarias gariepinus isolate MV-2021 ecotype Netherlands chromosome 8, CGAR_prim_01v2, whole genome shotgun sequence genomic DNA:
- the wu:fj16a03 gene encoding uncharacterized protein wu:fj16a03, translated as MKVWFLLFLLLPLCQVSTGEATEFKIDCYGEDFLMVRNMVLHCTSKVQQACYTRSSGEKGCIRTEFCKRPGWKCCYTPLCNA; from the exons ATGAAGGTCTGGTTTCTGCTGTTTCTGCTGCTGCCACTCTGCCAGGTTTCTACGG GGGAAGCAACAGAATTTAAAATTGATTGCTATGGGGAGGATTTCCTAATGGTGAGGAACATGGTCCTGCATTGTACCAGCAAAGTTCAACAGGCGTGTTACACCAGAT CTTCTGGAGAAAAGGGCTGCATTCGAACAGAGTTCTGTAAGAGACCTGGCTGGAAATGCTGCTACACACCGCTCTGCAATGCTTAA